The Primulina huaijiensis isolate GDHJ02 chromosome 17, ASM1229523v2, whole genome shotgun sequence genome window below encodes:
- the LOC140963285 gene encoding uncharacterized protein — MGNLWSFFSVQQPQYSTMKNNQITHFSHPDHPLRFDHTESPFKCDGCKEVGIGSRYRCAACDYDLHTHCAVSSTVISHPFYTKCSFQFLSRPPGPVARYCNACEKGVAGFLYHCKSCDFDLHPCCAKLPMVLDDGELKLYLYKKVSSPCNRCGRKGRSWSYRSSCKKYNLHVACVKEMLVDSWHEIYAGGVGEGSNTGNKIPSLKATLQPQNQKPGKVSKSCEMAALALQFVISAVLGDPTTLIAGLVASFMSK, encoded by the exons atgGGGAACCTTTGGAGTTTCTTTTCAGTGCAGCAACCCCAATATTCCACCATGAAAAACAACCAAATCACCCATTTCAGCCACCCCGATCACCCCCTGAGATTCGACCACACAGAATCTCCGTTCAAATGCGACGGCTGCAAGGAGGTGGGGATCGGTTCTCGGTACAGGTGCGCCGCATGCGATTACGATCTCCACACCCATTGCGCCGTCTCCTCCACTGTCATCTCCCACCCTTTCTACACCAAGTGCTCGTTCCAGTTCCTCAGCCGGCCGCCGGGGCCGGTGGCGCGTTACTGCAACGCGTGCGAGAAGGGCGTGGCGGGGTTCTTGTACCACTGCAAGTCGTGCGACTTCGACCTCCACCCATGCTGCGCGAAGCTCCCGATGGTGCTCGACGATGGGGAACTCAAACTCTATCTCTATAAAAAAGTTAGCTCGCCGTGTAACAG GTGTGGCAGAAAGGGGAGGAGCTGGAGTTACAGGTCTTCCTGCAAGAAGTACAACCTCCACGTGGCATGCGTGAAGGAGATGTTAGTGGACAGCTGGCACGAAATATACGCTGGCGGTGTGGGGGAGGGAAGCAACACCGGGAACAAGATCCCAAGCCTGAAAGCTACGCTACAGCCGCAGAATCAGAAACCAGGGAAAGTGAGCAAGAGCTGCGAAATGGCTGCATTGGCGCTTCAGTTTGTCATCTCCGCCGTCCTAGGGGATCCCACCACCCTCATTGCTGGTCTTGTTGCCTCTTTcatgtcaaaataa
- the LOC140963277 gene encoding uncharacterized protein, protein MGNCRSCESRSAATAKLILSNGQLQEFSYPVKVSTLMQHGAVNYLDRFICSSDDMEIGEAFVAVSGDEELRPGEVYFELPSRWRKHRMQEEDMAALAVKASLALAGGDDTVSCSCYAFKKVDHAMVVLNDKEMPFLVADGGRGRGCGRFKGAGKFLPKLSVIVEEL, encoded by the coding sequence atgggaAACTGTAGGTCTTGTGAATCCAGGTCTGCTGCAACGGCGAAACTGATTCTTTCCAACGGACAGCTTCAAGAATTCTCGTACCCGGTTAAGGTTTCGACTTTAATGCAACATGGTGCTGTTAATTATCTCGACAGATTCATATGCAGTTCCGACGATATGGAAATCGGAGAAGCATTCGTTGCTGTGAGCGGAGACGAGGAGTTGCGGCCAGGGGAGGTGTACTTCGAGCTACCATCGAGGTGGCGGAAGCACCGTATGCAGGAGGAGGACATGGCAGCTTTGGCAGTGAAGGCGAGCTTGGCTCTAGCTGGTGGTGACGATACGGTTAGCTGTAGTTGCTATGCATTTAAAAAGGTTGATCATGCGATGGTTGTGTTAAATGACAAGGAGATGCCGTTCTTGGTGGCGGACGGAGGCCGAGGCCGAGGTTGTGGCCGTTTCAAGGGGGCCGGTAAGTTTCTCCCCAAGTTGAGCGTGATAGTCGAAGAGTTGTGA
- the LOC140963617 gene encoding fasciclin-like arabinogalactan protein 21 — MAIPLRFQLLLLLLLLIFISIFISAAAAPPLIQEVTPSILANLLSTLGFQKLSTANLSASSPITIFALSDAAVSTCPTCSLHLLIREFSLPGLYPLQFLQSLVFGTKIETLAPHRCLTITTAATADHNKNKVYVNGVEIARPDLFNDGTVLVHGLQGFVSHLSPLSCNVELMTSLSFPFPSLPTLASSPSPSLMPLMLKDAILRLQTIGYGVVSMALRFRYAELVELKAMTVFAVDDTSIFTSEGSIYLSNFLHHVVPNKRLTAADLVTLPLKTSLPTMEAGQDLVVTTAGGGGTLTPMKINHMKLVTIDLMHNVKMVIHGISSPFPRVQQYQEAESDAEIQRSRCGRLDWNGGICVIDGQGRGGLQSTADVQDHDRGL; from the coding sequence ATGGCGATTCCTCTCCGATTCCagctcctcctcctcctcctacTTCTCATCTTCATATCCATTTTCATCTCCGCCGCGGCAGCCCCACCTTTAATCCAAGAGGTAACTCCTTCCATCTTGGCCAACTTACTCTCCACACTCGGCTTCCAGAAACTCTCCACCGCCAATCTCTCCGCCTCCAGTCCTATCACCATCTTCGCTCTCTCTGACGCCGCCGTCTCCACCTGCCCTACCTGCTCTCTCCACCTCCTCATCCGAGAGTTCTCCCTACCAGGCCTCTACCCGCTGCAATTCCTCCAATCCCTGGTCTTCGGTACCAAAATCGAAACCCTAGCCCCCCATCGCTGCCTCACCATCACCACTGCCGCCACCGCAGACCATAACAAGAACAAGGTGTACGTAAACGGCGTGGAGATCGCGCGGCCTGACCTATTCAACGACGGAACAGTCCTCGTCCACGGTCTCCAAGGCTTCGTCTCCCACCTCTCTCCACTCTCATGCAACGTAGAACTCATGACGTCGCTCTCCTTCCCTTTCCCCTCGCTCCCTACGTTAGCATCGTCTCCGTCTCCCTCTCTAATGCCGCTCATGTTAAAGGACGCTATTCTCCGCCTGCAGACCATAGGGTACGGAGTCGTTTCTATGGCTCTCCGATTCAGGTACGCGGAGCTTGTTGAGCTGAAGGCCATGACGGTCTTCGCGGTCGACGATACCTCCATTTTCACCAGCGAAGGCAGCATCTACTTGTCGAATTTTTTACATCATGTGGTACCGAACAAGAGGCTTACGGCGGCGGATCTGGTGACTTTACCTCTGAAAACATCGTTGCCGACGATGGAAGCCGGACAGGATCTGGTGGTGACCACCGCTGGTGGCGGAGGAACTTTGACTCCGATGAAGATAAACCACATGAAGCTCGTGACCATTGATCTGATGCACAATGTTAAGATGGTAATCCACGGAATCTCTTCTCCTTTCCCGCGCGTGCAACAATATCAAGAGGCGGAGAGTGATGCAGAGATCCAACGGTCGAGATGCGGTCGATTGGATTGGAATGGTGGAATCTGTGTGATCGATGGCCAGGGGCGGGGTGGTCTTCAATCAACGGCGGATGTTCAAGATCACGATCGTGGTCTTTGA
- the LOC140962700 gene encoding probable E3 ubiquitin-protein ligase ARI2 isoform X1, with the protein MEDSVSDSEESLDGIENEDSDAQCASSKASSCKVITKESLLAAQREDLQRVMDLISLREQHARTLLIHHRWDVEKLIAVYVEKGKAFLFSEAGVTADKFVDLDPLEPSLAMTCDICTDDVPAQEVTTMECGHCFCDNCWTEHFVVKINDGQSKRIKCMAHKCNAICDEAIVRKLVSIKHPDLAEKFERFLLESYIEDNKMVKWCPSTPHCGNAIRVENDEFCEVECSCGSQFCFSCLSEAHSPCSCLMWELWTKKCRDESETVNWISVHTKPCPKCHKPVEKNGGCNLVCCICGQAFCWLCGGATGREHTWSHIANHSCGRYKEDNEKNAECAKRDLYRYMHYHNRYKAHTDSFKQESRLSDTINEKISTLEAKDSKLRDFTWLANGLHRLFRSRRSLSYSYPFAFYMFGDDLFTDEMTNEEREIKKNLFEDQQQQLESNVEKLSKLLEEPFDEYSEKRVMRIRMQIINLSAITDNLCQKMYECIENDLLGSLQFTTHNIAPYQSKGVEKAEELTVVSSAQAGGYNNRKTVDHLDGDVLEARRATASGISNKRQKLSWKRARKGSSGGSVFDLNLPAEFHRGN; encoded by the exons TAATCACGAAAGAGTCTCTCTTGGCAGCACAG AGGGAAGATTTGCAAAGAGTAATGGACTTAATATCACTGAGAGAACAGCATGCCAGAACTCTTCTTATTCATCATCGTTGGGACGTTGAGAAATTGATTGCAGTGTATGTtgaaaagggaaaagctttctTGTTTTCTGAAGCAGGTGTCACTGCAGACAAATTTGTTGACCTTGATCCACTTGAGCCTTCCTTAGCAATGACGTGTGATATATGTACGGATGATGTCCCTGCACAAGAGGTAACCACAATGGAATGTGGGCACTGCTTTTGTGACAATT GTTGGACGGAGCATTTTGTTGTGAAAATAAATGATGGGCAGAGCAAACGGATCAAGTGTATGGCCCATAAATGCAACGCTATCTGTGATGAAGCTATTGTCAGAAAACTAGTTAGCATCAAACACCCTGATTTGGCTGAGAAATTTGAGAGATTTCTCCTTGAGTCATACATTGAAGACAATAAAATGGTGAAATGGTGTCCCAGCACACCACATTGTGGGAATGCAATACGGGTAGAAAATGATGAATTTTGTGAGGTTGAATGTTCTTGTGGTTCACAATTCTGTTTCAGTTGCTTATCAGAAGCACATTCCCCTTGCTCATGCTTGATGTGGGAACTATGGACAAAGAAATGCCGAGATGAATCTGAGACAGTTAATTGGATTTCTGTACATACCAAGCCATGTCCCAAGTGTCACAAACCTGTTGAGAAGAATGGAGGGTGTAATTTAGTTTGTTGTATATGCGGGCAAGCATTTTG TTGGCTGTGTGGTGGAGCTACAGGCCGAGAGCATACATGGTCCCATATTGCTAATCACAGCTGTGGGCGATACAAAGAAGATAATGAGAAAAATGCTGAGTGTGCAAAGAGAGATCTTTACAGATACATGCATTATCATAATCGCTATAAAGCTCATACGGACTCCTTTAAGCAGGAATCTCGACTGAGTGATActataaatgaaaaaatatcaacTTTGGAAGCAAAGGATTCCAAACTAAGAGATTTCACCTGGCTTGCAAATGGGCTTCACAGGCTCTTTCGATCGAGAAGGTCtctttcatattcatatccatttGCATTCTACATGTTTGGTGATGACTTATTTACGGATGAAATGACTAATGAGGAAAGGGAAATTAAAAAGAATTTGTTCGAGGACCAGCAACAGCAGCTCGAGTCAAATGTTGAGAAACTATCGAAACTTCTTGAGGAGCCATTTGATGAGTATTCTGAAAAACGAGTGATGCGTATAAGGATGCAAATCATTAATCTCTCAGCAATTACTGATAACCTCTGCCAAAAGAT GTATGAATGTATCGAGAATGATTTGTTGGGTTCTCTTCAATTCACTACTCACAACATAGCTCCATACCAGTCAAAAGGCGTTGAGAAGGCTGAAGAGCTGACGGTTGTATCAAGTGCTCAAGCAGGTGGATACAATAATCGTAAAACTGTGGATCACCTAGATG GAGACGTACTAGAAGCACGGCGAGCGACCGCCTCTGGGATTTCAAACAAGAGACAAAAGCTGTCATGGAAGCGGGCTAGAAAAGGAAGTTCTGGAGGCAGTGTGTTTGATCTAAACTTGCCTGCAGAGTTTCATCGAGGAAATTGA
- the LOC140962700 gene encoding probable E3 ubiquitin-protein ligase ARI2 isoform X2, giving the protein MEDSVSDSEESLDGIENEDSDAQCASSKASSCKVITKESLLAAQREDLQRVMDLISLREQHARTLLIHHRWDVEKLIAVYVEKGKAFLFSEAGVTADKFVDLDPLEPSLAMTCDICTDDVPAQEVTTMECGHCFCDNCWTEHFVVKINDGQSKRIKCMAHKCNAICDEAIVRKLVSIKHPDLAEKFERFLLESYIEDNKMVKWCPSTPHCGNAIRVENDEFCEVECSCGSQFCFSCLSEAHSPCSCLMWELWTKKCRDESETVNWISVHTKPCPKCHKPVEKNGGCNLVCCICGQAFCWLCGGATGREHTWSHIANHSCGRYKEDNEKNAECAKRDLYRYMHYHNRYKAHTDSFKQESRLSDTINEKISTLEAKDSKLRDFTWLANGLHRLFRSRRSLSYSYPFAFYMFGDDLFTDEMTNEEREIKKNLFEDQQQQLESNVEKLSKLLEEPFDEYSEKRVMRIRMQIINLSAITDNLCQKMYECIENDLLGSLQFTTHNIAPYQSKGVEKAEELTVVSSAQAGDVLEARRATASGISNKRQKLSWKRARKGSSGGSVFDLNLPAEFHRGN; this is encoded by the exons TAATCACGAAAGAGTCTCTCTTGGCAGCACAG AGGGAAGATTTGCAAAGAGTAATGGACTTAATATCACTGAGAGAACAGCATGCCAGAACTCTTCTTATTCATCATCGTTGGGACGTTGAGAAATTGATTGCAGTGTATGTtgaaaagggaaaagctttctTGTTTTCTGAAGCAGGTGTCACTGCAGACAAATTTGTTGACCTTGATCCACTTGAGCCTTCCTTAGCAATGACGTGTGATATATGTACGGATGATGTCCCTGCACAAGAGGTAACCACAATGGAATGTGGGCACTGCTTTTGTGACAATT GTTGGACGGAGCATTTTGTTGTGAAAATAAATGATGGGCAGAGCAAACGGATCAAGTGTATGGCCCATAAATGCAACGCTATCTGTGATGAAGCTATTGTCAGAAAACTAGTTAGCATCAAACACCCTGATTTGGCTGAGAAATTTGAGAGATTTCTCCTTGAGTCATACATTGAAGACAATAAAATGGTGAAATGGTGTCCCAGCACACCACATTGTGGGAATGCAATACGGGTAGAAAATGATGAATTTTGTGAGGTTGAATGTTCTTGTGGTTCACAATTCTGTTTCAGTTGCTTATCAGAAGCACATTCCCCTTGCTCATGCTTGATGTGGGAACTATGGACAAAGAAATGCCGAGATGAATCTGAGACAGTTAATTGGATTTCTGTACATACCAAGCCATGTCCCAAGTGTCACAAACCTGTTGAGAAGAATGGAGGGTGTAATTTAGTTTGTTGTATATGCGGGCAAGCATTTTG TTGGCTGTGTGGTGGAGCTACAGGCCGAGAGCATACATGGTCCCATATTGCTAATCACAGCTGTGGGCGATACAAAGAAGATAATGAGAAAAATGCTGAGTGTGCAAAGAGAGATCTTTACAGATACATGCATTATCATAATCGCTATAAAGCTCATACGGACTCCTTTAAGCAGGAATCTCGACTGAGTGATActataaatgaaaaaatatcaacTTTGGAAGCAAAGGATTCCAAACTAAGAGATTTCACCTGGCTTGCAAATGGGCTTCACAGGCTCTTTCGATCGAGAAGGTCtctttcatattcatatccatttGCATTCTACATGTTTGGTGATGACTTATTTACGGATGAAATGACTAATGAGGAAAGGGAAATTAAAAAGAATTTGTTCGAGGACCAGCAACAGCAGCTCGAGTCAAATGTTGAGAAACTATCGAAACTTCTTGAGGAGCCATTTGATGAGTATTCTGAAAAACGAGTGATGCGTATAAGGATGCAAATCATTAATCTCTCAGCAATTACTGATAACCTCTGCCAAAAGAT GTATGAATGTATCGAGAATGATTTGTTGGGTTCTCTTCAATTCACTACTCACAACATAGCTCCATACCAGTCAAAAGGCGTTGAGAAGGCTGAAGAGCTGACGGTTGTATCAAGTGCTCAAGCAG GAGACGTACTAGAAGCACGGCGAGCGACCGCCTCTGGGATTTCAAACAAGAGACAAAAGCTGTCATGGAAGCGGGCTAGAAAAGGAAGTTCTGGAGGCAGTGTGTTTGATCTAAACTTGCCTGCAGAGTTTCATCGAGGAAATTGA
- the LOC140962700 gene encoding probable E3 ubiquitin-protein ligase ARI2 isoform X3 encodes MQREDLQRVMDLISLREQHARTLLIHHRWDVEKLIAVYVEKGKAFLFSEAGVTADKFVDLDPLEPSLAMTCDICTDDVPAQEVTTMECGHCFCDNCWTEHFVVKINDGQSKRIKCMAHKCNAICDEAIVRKLVSIKHPDLAEKFERFLLESYIEDNKMVKWCPSTPHCGNAIRVENDEFCEVECSCGSQFCFSCLSEAHSPCSCLMWELWTKKCRDESETVNWISVHTKPCPKCHKPVEKNGGCNLVCCICGQAFCWLCGGATGREHTWSHIANHSCGRYKEDNEKNAECAKRDLYRYMHYHNRYKAHTDSFKQESRLSDTINEKISTLEAKDSKLRDFTWLANGLHRLFRSRRSLSYSYPFAFYMFGDDLFTDEMTNEEREIKKNLFEDQQQQLESNVEKLSKLLEEPFDEYSEKRVMRIRMQIINLSAITDNLCQKMYECIENDLLGSLQFTTHNIAPYQSKGVEKAEELTVVSSAQAGGYNNRKTVDHLDGDVLEARRATASGISNKRQKLSWKRARKGSSGGSVFDLNLPAEFHRGN; translated from the exons ATGCAGAGGGAAGATTTGCAAAGAGTAATGGACTTAATATCACTGAGAGAACAGCATGCCAGAACTCTTCTTATTCATCATCGTTGGGACGTTGAGAAATTGATTGCAGTGTATGTtgaaaagggaaaagctttctTGTTTTCTGAAGCAGGTGTCACTGCAGACAAATTTGTTGACCTTGATCCACTTGAGCCTTCCTTAGCAATGACGTGTGATATATGTACGGATGATGTCCCTGCACAAGAGGTAACCACAATGGAATGTGGGCACTGCTTTTGTGACAATT GTTGGACGGAGCATTTTGTTGTGAAAATAAATGATGGGCAGAGCAAACGGATCAAGTGTATGGCCCATAAATGCAACGCTATCTGTGATGAAGCTATTGTCAGAAAACTAGTTAGCATCAAACACCCTGATTTGGCTGAGAAATTTGAGAGATTTCTCCTTGAGTCATACATTGAAGACAATAAAATGGTGAAATGGTGTCCCAGCACACCACATTGTGGGAATGCAATACGGGTAGAAAATGATGAATTTTGTGAGGTTGAATGTTCTTGTGGTTCACAATTCTGTTTCAGTTGCTTATCAGAAGCACATTCCCCTTGCTCATGCTTGATGTGGGAACTATGGACAAAGAAATGCCGAGATGAATCTGAGACAGTTAATTGGATTTCTGTACATACCAAGCCATGTCCCAAGTGTCACAAACCTGTTGAGAAGAATGGAGGGTGTAATTTAGTTTGTTGTATATGCGGGCAAGCATTTTG TTGGCTGTGTGGTGGAGCTACAGGCCGAGAGCATACATGGTCCCATATTGCTAATCACAGCTGTGGGCGATACAAAGAAGATAATGAGAAAAATGCTGAGTGTGCAAAGAGAGATCTTTACAGATACATGCATTATCATAATCGCTATAAAGCTCATACGGACTCCTTTAAGCAGGAATCTCGACTGAGTGATActataaatgaaaaaatatcaacTTTGGAAGCAAAGGATTCCAAACTAAGAGATTTCACCTGGCTTGCAAATGGGCTTCACAGGCTCTTTCGATCGAGAAGGTCtctttcatattcatatccatttGCATTCTACATGTTTGGTGATGACTTATTTACGGATGAAATGACTAATGAGGAAAGGGAAATTAAAAAGAATTTGTTCGAGGACCAGCAACAGCAGCTCGAGTCAAATGTTGAGAAACTATCGAAACTTCTTGAGGAGCCATTTGATGAGTATTCTGAAAAACGAGTGATGCGTATAAGGATGCAAATCATTAATCTCTCAGCAATTACTGATAACCTCTGCCAAAAGAT GTATGAATGTATCGAGAATGATTTGTTGGGTTCTCTTCAATTCACTACTCACAACATAGCTCCATACCAGTCAAAAGGCGTTGAGAAGGCTGAAGAGCTGACGGTTGTATCAAGTGCTCAAGCAGGTGGATACAATAATCGTAAAACTGTGGATCACCTAGATG GAGACGTACTAGAAGCACGGCGAGCGACCGCCTCTGGGATTTCAAACAAGAGACAAAAGCTGTCATGGAAGCGGGCTAGAAAAGGAAGTTCTGGAGGCAGTGTGTTTGATCTAAACTTGCCTGCAGAGTTTCATCGAGGAAATTGA
- the LOC140962700 gene encoding probable E3 ubiquitin-protein ligase ARI2 isoform X4: MAHKCNAICDEAIVRKLVSIKHPDLAEKFERFLLESYIEDNKMVKWCPSTPHCGNAIRVENDEFCEVECSCGSQFCFSCLSEAHSPCSCLMWELWTKKCRDESETVNWISVHTKPCPKCHKPVEKNGGCNLVCCICGQAFCWLCGGATGREHTWSHIANHSCGRYKEDNEKNAECAKRDLYRYMHYHNRYKAHTDSFKQESRLSDTINEKISTLEAKDSKLRDFTWLANGLHRLFRSRRSLSYSYPFAFYMFGDDLFTDEMTNEEREIKKNLFEDQQQQLESNVEKLSKLLEEPFDEYSEKRVMRIRMQIINLSAITDNLCQKMYECIENDLLGSLQFTTHNIAPYQSKGVEKAEELTVVSSAQAGGYNNRKTVDHLDGDVLEARRATASGISNKRQKLSWKRARKGSSGGSVFDLNLPAEFHRGN; this comes from the exons ATGGCCCATAAATGCAACGCTATCTGTGATGAAGCTATTGTCAGAAAACTAGTTAGCATCAAACACCCTGATTTGGCTGAGAAATTTGAGAGATTTCTCCTTGAGTCATACATTGAAGACAATAAAATGGTGAAATGGTGTCCCAGCACACCACATTGTGGGAATGCAATACGGGTAGAAAATGATGAATTTTGTGAGGTTGAATGTTCTTGTGGTTCACAATTCTGTTTCAGTTGCTTATCAGAAGCACATTCCCCTTGCTCATGCTTGATGTGGGAACTATGGACAAAGAAATGCCGAGATGAATCTGAGACAGTTAATTGGATTTCTGTACATACCAAGCCATGTCCCAAGTGTCACAAACCTGTTGAGAAGAATGGAGGGTGTAATTTAGTTTGTTGTATATGCGGGCAAGCATTTTG TTGGCTGTGTGGTGGAGCTACAGGCCGAGAGCATACATGGTCCCATATTGCTAATCACAGCTGTGGGCGATACAAAGAAGATAATGAGAAAAATGCTGAGTGTGCAAAGAGAGATCTTTACAGATACATGCATTATCATAATCGCTATAAAGCTCATACGGACTCCTTTAAGCAGGAATCTCGACTGAGTGATActataaatgaaaaaatatcaacTTTGGAAGCAAAGGATTCCAAACTAAGAGATTTCACCTGGCTTGCAAATGGGCTTCACAGGCTCTTTCGATCGAGAAGGTCtctttcatattcatatccatttGCATTCTACATGTTTGGTGATGACTTATTTACGGATGAAATGACTAATGAGGAAAGGGAAATTAAAAAGAATTTGTTCGAGGACCAGCAACAGCAGCTCGAGTCAAATGTTGAGAAACTATCGAAACTTCTTGAGGAGCCATTTGATGAGTATTCTGAAAAACGAGTGATGCGTATAAGGATGCAAATCATTAATCTCTCAGCAATTACTGATAACCTCTGCCAAAAGAT GTATGAATGTATCGAGAATGATTTGTTGGGTTCTCTTCAATTCACTACTCACAACATAGCTCCATACCAGTCAAAAGGCGTTGAGAAGGCTGAAGAGCTGACGGTTGTATCAAGTGCTCAAGCAGGTGGATACAATAATCGTAAAACTGTGGATCACCTAGATG GAGACGTACTAGAAGCACGGCGAGCGACCGCCTCTGGGATTTCAAACAAGAGACAAAAGCTGTCATGGAAGCGGGCTAGAAAAGGAAGTTCTGGAGGCAGTGTGTTTGATCTAAACTTGCCTGCAGAGTTTCATCGAGGAAATTGA